Proteins from a genomic interval of Indicator indicator isolate 239-I01 chromosome 19, UM_Iind_1.1, whole genome shotgun sequence:
- the SLC7A9 gene encoding B(0,+)-type amino acid transporter 1: MGEESLRSRKGEDKGKEDIQSIWSHEPPTTKLQKQMGLLSGICMIVGTIIGSGIFVSPKSVLANVGAVGPCLTIWAACGILATLGALCFAELGTMITKSGGEYPYLMEAFGPVPAFLFSWTSLLVTKPSSFAIICLSFAEYASAPFYPGCDPPQVVIKCLAAAAIVVITIVNSLSVKLGSYLQNFLTAAKMIIVTIIIASGIVLLAQGKTGNFTDAFKDSKVSVSSISLAFYNGLWAYDGWNQLNYITEELKNPYRNLPLSIIIGIPLVTVCYVLINISYFTVMTSTELLQSQAAAVTFGDRVLYPASWIVPLFVAFSTIGSANGTCFTAGRLVYVAGREGHMLKVLSYISVKHLTPAPAIIFYGAIAIIYIIPGDINTLINYFSFAVWIFYGLTILGLIVMRFTRTELMRPIKVPIVIPVAVMLVSVLLVLAPIVSAPELAYLYCLLFILSGLVVYLPFVHFKFNWPQKISKPITMHLQMLLEVVPAEEATE, encoded by the exons ATGGGTGAAGAAAGcttgaggagcagaaaaggagaGGATAAGGGAAAAGAGGATATACAATCAATTTGGAGCCATGAACCCCCAACCACGAAGCTACAAAAGCAG ATGGGCCTCCTCAGTGGCATCTGTATGATCGTTGGTACAATTATTGGCTCGGGTATCTTTGTTTCTCCAAAATCAGTACTTGCCAATGTTGGAGCTGTGGGTCCTTGTTTAAccatctgggcagcctgtggaaTTCTTGCAACACTAG GTGCACTTTGTTTTGCTGAGCTTGGCACAATGATCACAAAATCCGGGGGAGAATATCCTTACCTCATGGAGGCATTTGGCCCAGTTCcagcatttttgttttcttggacGAGCTTACTTGTCACAAAACCCAGTTCCTTTGCCATCATTTGTCTCAGCTTTGCAGAATATGCATCAGCTCCTTTTTATCCAGGTTGTGATCCACCCCAAGTTGTCATCAAGTGTCTTGCAGCAGCTGCCATCG TGGTAATCACAATAGTGAATTCACTGAGTGTCAAGCTGGGAAGCTACCTCCAGAACTTTCTCACAGCTGCCAAAATGATCATTGTCACAATCATTATTGCAAGTGGAATTGTTCTCCTTGCACAAG GGAAGACTGGAAACTTTACAGATGCTTTCAAGGACAGTAAAGTTTCTGTGAGCTCGATCAGTCTGGCGTTCTATAATGGCCTCTGGGCATACGATGGATG GAACCAGCTCAACTACATCACAGAAGAACTTAAAAATCCTTACAG AAATCTTCCGCTCTCTATAATTATTGGAATCCCCTTGGTTACAGTTTGTTATGTGCTGATAAACATTTCATATTTCACCGTCATGACTTCAACAGAACTCCTGCagtcccaggcagctgctgtg ACATTTGGAGACAGAGTCCTTTACCCAGCCTCTTGGATAGTTCCTCTCTTCGTGGCCTTCTCTACAATTGGATCTGCTAATGGGACCTGTTTCACTGCAGGCAG ACTTGTTTATGTTGCAGGTCGTGAGGGGCACATGCTAAAGGTGCTGTCTTACATCAGTGTGAAGCATTTAACACCAGCACCTGCGATCATCTTCTAC GGAGCCATTGCCATTATTTACATCATCCCTGGTGACATTAACACACTCATCaattatttcagttttgcaGTGTGGATATTTTATGGTTTAACTATCCTTGGGCTCATTGTTATGAGATTTACAAGAACAGAACTCATGAGACCAATAAAG GTCCCCATCGTGATTCCAGTGGCAGTGATGTTAGTCTCTgtcctgctggtgctggcacCCATCGTCAGCGCACCTGAACTGGCCTATTTGTACTGCCTCCTATTTATACTCAGTGGACTTGTAGTTTATCTACCGTTTGTTCACTTCAAATTCAACTGGCCCCAAAAAATATCAA agccCATCACTATGCATCTTCAGATGCTTTTGGAAGTTGTTCCAGCAGAGGAAGCTACTGAATAA